A genomic stretch from Hyalangium ruber includes:
- a CDS encoding vWA domain-containing protein produces the protein MSPKFLVRSVLAAALAAAAIAVPLAVSRTPTAPAPKQAQAQTQEKASPPQAARPEIEVVFVLDTTGSMSGLIEGAKQKIFSIASRIATGKPTPRLKVGLVAYRDEGDDYVTKRFDLSEDLDTVFTNLRQFSADGGGDTPEHVGRGLGEAVSKMSWSSSRETMKVIFLVGDAPPAIREQEWDFKHWSKQAKEKHIVVNTVRCGEDEETATAWQFVAKLTDGTFDTIDQAGGMLAVATPYDAELARVNAEIASKTLYTGSAAVQAENRGRAEQMGAMAPEVAAERISYMKKAKGKVPGSAMPASSAPMAVGGAMDLAAQPEGLAKVQEAELPAELKGLSKEAQVAKVTQLAEERRVLEAQASKLAAERDSWRVKNVAEKSDSFDDNVMKSVRTQAASFGVAY, from the coding sequence ATGTCCCCGAAATTCCTCGTTCGGTCCGTTCTGGCTGCCGCGCTCGCCGCTGCTGCGATCGCTGTTCCCCTGGCCGTCAGCCGTACGCCCACCGCCCCCGCACCAAAGCAGGCTCAGGCCCAGACCCAGGAAAAGGCTTCGCCGCCGCAAGCCGCCCGGCCCGAGATCGAAGTGGTGTTCGTGCTGGACACCACCGGCTCGATGAGCGGCCTCATCGAAGGGGCCAAGCAGAAGATCTTCTCCATCGCCTCTCGGATCGCCACGGGCAAGCCGACGCCGCGCCTGAAGGTGGGACTGGTGGCCTACCGGGACGAGGGCGACGACTACGTGACGAAGCGCTTCGACCTGAGCGAGGACCTGGACACGGTGTTCACGAACCTGCGCCAGTTCAGCGCGGACGGGGGCGGGGACACGCCGGAGCACGTGGGGCGTGGGCTGGGCGAGGCCGTGTCGAAGATGTCGTGGAGCTCCAGCCGGGAGACGATGAAGGTCATCTTCCTGGTGGGCGATGCGCCGCCCGCCATCCGCGAGCAGGAGTGGGACTTCAAGCACTGGTCGAAGCAGGCCAAGGAGAAGCACATCGTGGTGAACACGGTGCGCTGTGGCGAGGATGAGGAGACGGCCACGGCGTGGCAGTTCGTGGCGAAGCTGACGGACGGAACCTTCGACACCATCGACCAGGCGGGCGGGATGCTGGCCGTGGCGACGCCCTACGACGCGGAGCTGGCGCGGGTGAACGCGGAGATCGCCAGCAAGACGCTCTACACGGGCTCGGCGGCTGTGCAGGCGGAGAACCGCGGGCGGGCGGAGCAGATGGGCGCGATGGCCCCCGAGGTCGCGGCCGAGCGCATCAGCTACATGAAGAAGGCCAAGGGCAAGGTGCCGGGGAGCGCCATGCCGGCCAGCAGCGCGCCCATGGCGGTGGGCGGAGCGATGGACCTGGCGGCGCAGCCGGAGGGCCTGGCAAAGGTGCAGGAGGCTGAACTGCCGGCGGAGCTGAAAGGGCTGAGCAAGGAGGCCCAGGTGGCCAAGGTGACGCAGCTCGCCGAGGAGCGCCGGGTGCTGGAGGCGCAGGCCTCGAAGCTGGCCGCGGAGCGTGACTCGTGGCGGGTGAAGAACGTGGCGGAGAAGTCCGACAGCTTCGATGACAACGTGATGAAGAGCGTGCGGACGCAGGCAGCCAGCTTCGGCGTGGCCTACTGA
- the def gene encoding peptide deformylase — MVLKIVQTGEPVLRQRARELTPEEIASPHVQGLIALMRDTMRDAPGVGLAAPQVGVGIRLVVVEDRAEYQAGFPPEELARRGRKPVDFHVLINPELVIEDPTLVEFHEGCLSVNGFAALVPRARGVRVEALDENGAPVSISAQGWYARILQHEVDHLDGALYLDRMETRSFTTSENHRRHWAARTVEQVREALGLPERQD; from the coding sequence ATGGTGCTGAAGATCGTCCAGACGGGAGAGCCGGTGTTGCGGCAGCGGGCGCGGGAGCTGACGCCCGAGGAGATCGCCAGTCCGCACGTGCAGGGGCTCATCGCGCTCATGCGAGACACGATGCGTGACGCCCCCGGCGTCGGGCTCGCGGCCCCTCAGGTGGGCGTGGGCATTCGTCTGGTGGTGGTGGAGGACCGAGCCGAGTACCAGGCTGGCTTTCCCCCGGAAGAGCTGGCGCGTCGAGGACGCAAGCCCGTGGACTTCCACGTCCTCATCAACCCGGAGCTGGTCATCGAGGACCCGACGCTGGTGGAGTTCCACGAGGGCTGCCTGAGCGTCAATGGTTTCGCGGCCCTGGTTCCCCGGGCGCGCGGGGTGCGCGTGGAGGCGCTCGACGAGAACGGGGCGCCTGTCTCCATCTCGGCGCAGGGCTGGTATGCCCGGATTCTCCAGCACGAGGTGGACCACCTGGATGGGGCGCTCTACCTCGATCGGATGGAGACGCGCAGCTTCACCACCTCCGAGAACCACCGGCGGCACTGGGCGGCGCGCACGGTGGAGCAGGTGCGCGAGGCGCTCGGGCTCCCGGAGCGCCAGGACTGA
- a CDS encoding alpha/beta fold hydrolase — translation MPIAELNGQGIYFEGSGGSGRPIILGHDFLMDGRMFDLQVEALAPEFRVIRWDARALGRTRWDGKPFTLWDSASDCIALLDHLGIDEAVVGGMSLGGYCALRAALRFPDRVKALVLMSTRGTSDDDDAKDIYMDLARIWSAYGPIEPVVHILADPFLGDPRYYAPWLDRWRLLPASNYLAATRSLVERDDISHRLREIACPAIVFHGTEDTGIPASDGEELHYSLPGSVGFVPVPGASHAANLTHPELIHPPLIEFLRSFA, via the coding sequence ATGCCCATCGCCGAGCTCAATGGACAGGGGATCTATTTCGAGGGCTCGGGTGGCTCCGGCCGCCCCATCATCCTGGGCCATGACTTCCTCATGGACGGGCGCATGTTCGACCTCCAGGTGGAGGCACTGGCTCCCGAGTTCCGCGTCATCCGCTGGGACGCTCGGGCTCTCGGCCGCACGCGGTGGGACGGCAAGCCCTTCACGCTCTGGGACTCGGCCTCCGACTGCATCGCCCTGCTGGACCACCTGGGCATCGATGAGGCCGTGGTGGGGGGCATGTCCCTGGGAGGCTACTGCGCCCTGCGCGCCGCCTTGCGCTTCCCCGATCGCGTGAAGGCCCTGGTGCTCATGAGCACCCGTGGCACCAGCGACGATGACGACGCGAAGGACATCTATATGGATCTGGCGCGAATCTGGTCCGCCTACGGTCCGATCGAGCCGGTCGTCCATATCCTCGCGGACCCCTTCCTCGGGGATCCGCGCTACTACGCGCCCTGGCTCGACCGCTGGCGGCTGCTCCCTGCCTCCAACTACCTTGCCGCCACGCGCAGCCTCGTCGAGCGCGACGACATCAGCCATCGGCTCCGGGAGATCGCCTGCCCGGCCATCGTCTTCCACGGGACGGAGGACACCGGCATTCCCGCTTCGGACGGCGAGGAGCTTCACTACTCCCTACCGGGCAGCGTCGGCTTCGTGCCGGTGCCCGGTGCCAGCCACGCCGCCAACCTCACCCACCCCGAGCTCATCCACCCGCCCCTCATCGAGTTCCTCCGCAGCTTCGCGTGA
- a CDS encoding GMC family oxidoreductase, whose amino-acid sequence MRREHFDVIIVGSGFGGSVMAYRLAEAGLRVCVLERGKAWPPGSFPRSPYGMRRNFWDPSEGLHGLFNLWSFRGLGGVVASGLGGGSLIYANVLLRKEEKTFVRENLHDGGYEYWPVTRADLEPHYDSVEKMMGAQRYPFEHAPYRDTAKTIAMKLAAERMGHPDDWQLPPLAVTFGNPGQTPVPGDPIPEAHPNLHGRARSTCRLCGECDIGCNFGSKNTLDYTYLSAAKRLGAEIRTRAEVKAFWPEDGEYVVEYVDHSEAREGERPEVPSAMLPRTVLSADRLVLAAGTFGTSYLLLKNRDAFPGLSEQLGTRFCGNGDLLGFLYKCTDGSKTPREPRVLDGGHGPVITSALHVRDATEGGSGRGYYVEDAGYPEFFNWLYEGSNQFAVARRALRLGQRLLKGWLRLSRDSDVSAEIAEMMGDCVGSSSSLPLLAMGRDIPDGRMRLTRDGMLDVDWRMKRSSSYFRRVRETMEEIADALGGKMVHNPLSALSRVITVHPLGGCPMGRTASEGVVDANGEVFNHPGLYVADGAVMPGPTGPNPSLTIAALADRFAEHIIERSRRPGAPQPSTQEAPPWPRAHT is encoded by the coding sequence ATGCGACGCGAACACTTCGATGTCATCATCGTCGGCTCGGGCTTCGGAGGCTCGGTCATGGCCTACCGCCTGGCCGAGGCGGGCCTGCGTGTCTGCGTCCTGGAACGCGGCAAGGCCTGGCCGCCCGGCTCCTTCCCGCGCAGCCCCTACGGCATGCGTCGCAACTTCTGGGACCCCAGCGAGGGCCTGCACGGGCTCTTCAACCTGTGGTCCTTCCGAGGGCTGGGCGGCGTGGTGGCGAGCGGGCTGGGCGGCGGCTCGCTCATCTACGCCAACGTGCTGCTGCGCAAGGAGGAGAAGACCTTCGTCCGGGAGAACCTTCACGACGGCGGCTATGAGTACTGGCCCGTCACCCGCGCGGACCTGGAGCCCCACTACGACTCCGTCGAGAAGATGATGGGGGCGCAGCGCTACCCCTTCGAGCACGCGCCCTACCGCGACACCGCGAAGACGATCGCGATGAAGCTGGCCGCCGAGCGCATGGGGCACCCGGACGACTGGCAATTGCCCCCGCTGGCGGTGACCTTCGGCAACCCGGGCCAGACTCCCGTGCCGGGGGACCCCATCCCGGAGGCCCACCCGAACCTGCATGGGCGGGCGCGCAGCACCTGCCGGCTGTGTGGGGAGTGCGACATCGGCTGCAACTTCGGAAGCAAGAACACGCTCGACTACACATACCTGTCGGCCGCGAAGCGCCTGGGCGCGGAGATTCGCACCCGGGCCGAGGTGAAGGCCTTCTGGCCCGAGGATGGCGAGTACGTCGTGGAGTACGTGGACCACTCGGAGGCGCGCGAGGGCGAGCGGCCCGAGGTGCCCTCCGCGATGCTGCCGCGCACGGTGCTCTCCGCGGACCGGCTCGTGCTCGCGGCGGGGACCTTCGGAACGAGCTACCTGCTGCTGAAGAACCGGGATGCGTTCCCGGGCCTCAGCGAGCAGTTGGGCACGCGCTTCTGTGGCAACGGAGACCTGCTGGGCTTCCTCTACAAATGCACGGACGGCAGCAAGACTCCACGCGAGCCGCGCGTCCTGGATGGAGGCCATGGGCCCGTCATCACCAGCGCCCTCCACGTCCGGGACGCGACCGAGGGCGGCTCGGGTCGCGGCTATTACGTCGAGGATGCCGGCTACCCGGAGTTCTTCAACTGGCTCTACGAGGGCAGCAACCAGTTCGCCGTGGCGCGCCGCGCCCTGCGGCTCGGCCAGCGGCTCTTGAAGGGGTGGTTGCGCCTGTCGCGTGACAGCGACGTCAGCGCGGAGATCGCCGAGATGATGGGCGACTGCGTGGGCTCGTCCAGCTCGCTGCCGCTGCTCGCCATGGGCCGCGACATCCCGGACGGGCGGATGCGGCTGACCCGGGATGGGATGCTGGACGTGGACTGGCGCATGAAGCGCTCCTCCAGCTACTTCCGGCGCGTCCGCGAGACCATGGAGGAGATCGCCGACGCGCTCGGGGGGAAGATGGTGCATAACCCGCTCAGCGCGCTCAGCCGCGTCATCACCGTACACCCGCTCGGGGGCTGCCCCATGGGCCGTACCGCCTCCGAGGGCGTGGTGGACGCCAACGGCGAGGTCTTCAACCACCCGGGCCTCTACGTGGCGGACGGTGCGGTGATGCCGGGGCCCACGGGCCCCAATCCGAGCCTCACCATCGCCGCGCTGGCCGACCGCTTCGCCGAGCACATCATCGAGCGCTCCCGCCGGCCCGGCGCTCCACAGCCCAGCACCCAGGAGGCGCCGCCATGGCCTCGAGCACACACGTAA
- a CDS encoding glutamine--tRNA ligase/YqeY domain fusion protein, translating to MTTTSETQGQNFLQEIIEEDKKTGKHGGRVHTRFPPEPNGYLHIGHAKSICLNFGLAQQYGGKCNLRLDDTNPLTEDTDYVQSIERDVKWLGFDWAGKYFASDYFDKLYDFAVELIKQGKAYVCSLTADEISQYRGDFNTPGRDSPYRNRSVEENLDLFSRMKAGEFPDGAHTLRAKIDMTSPNPVLRDPPIYRIRHAHHHNTGDKWCIYPLYDFAHCLSDSIEGITHSICTLEFENRRVLYDWIVDNLIKGGRPYQYEFARLKLTYTVMSKRKLLQLVTEKLVSGWDDPRMLTISGLRRRGCTPVALRDFATRIGVSKTDSWIDMSVLELCIREDLNEHAPRAMAVLKPLKVVIENYPEGKTEQLDVANHPQKAELGTRQVPFSRELYIEADDFMETPPKGFFRLSPGKEVRLRSAYFIKCESVIKDDKGNVVELRCTYDPATRGGDSPDGRKVKGTLHWVPASAPTAEVRLYDRLFSAEQPDKDKDKDFKQFLNPNSLEVIRDARVEPMLADAAAESRFQFERLGYFYVDPKDSQPGKPVFNRTVTLKDSWAKEQVKPK from the coding sequence ATGACGACGACCAGTGAAACCCAGGGTCAGAACTTCCTCCAGGAGATCATCGAGGAGGACAAGAAGACCGGCAAGCACGGCGGCCGTGTACACACCCGCTTTCCGCCAGAGCCGAATGGCTACCTGCATATCGGCCACGCCAAGTCGATCTGCCTGAACTTCGGGCTGGCCCAGCAGTACGGCGGCAAGTGCAATCTGCGCCTGGATGACACCAACCCGCTCACCGAGGACACCGACTACGTCCAGTCCATCGAGCGGGACGTGAAGTGGCTCGGCTTCGACTGGGCCGGCAAGTACTTCGCCTCGGACTACTTCGACAAGCTCTACGACTTCGCCGTGGAGCTCATCAAGCAGGGCAAGGCCTACGTGTGCAGCCTCACCGCGGACGAGATCAGCCAGTACCGCGGCGACTTCAACACGCCGGGCCGCGACAGCCCCTACCGCAACCGCTCCGTCGAGGAGAACCTGGACCTCTTCAGCCGCATGAAGGCGGGCGAGTTCCCCGATGGCGCGCACACCCTGCGGGCGAAGATCGACATGACGTCGCCCAACCCGGTGCTGAGGGATCCGCCCATCTACCGGATCCGCCATGCGCACCACCACAACACGGGCGACAAGTGGTGCATCTACCCGCTCTATGACTTCGCGCACTGCCTCTCGGACTCCATCGAGGGCATCACCCACTCGATCTGCACGCTGGAGTTCGAGAACCGCCGGGTGCTCTACGATTGGATCGTCGACAACCTCATCAAGGGGGGCCGGCCGTATCAGTACGAGTTCGCGCGGCTGAAGCTCACCTACACGGTGATGAGCAAGCGCAAGCTGCTGCAGCTGGTGACCGAGAAGCTGGTGTCCGGGTGGGATGACCCGCGCATGCTCACCATCAGCGGCCTGCGTCGGCGCGGCTGCACGCCGGTGGCCCTGCGGGACTTCGCCACGCGTATCGGCGTGAGCAAGACGGACAGCTGGATCGACATGAGCGTGCTCGAGCTGTGCATCCGCGAGGACCTCAACGAGCATGCCCCGCGCGCCATGGCGGTGCTCAAGCCGCTCAAGGTGGTCATCGAGAACTACCCCGAGGGCAAGACCGAGCAGCTCGACGTGGCCAACCACCCGCAGAAGGCGGAGCTGGGCACGCGCCAGGTGCCGTTCTCGCGCGAGCTGTACATCGAGGCGGACGACTTCATGGAGACCCCGCCCAAGGGCTTCTTCCGCCTGTCGCCGGGCAAGGAGGTCCGCCTGCGCTCGGCCTACTTCATCAAGTGCGAGAGCGTCATCAAGGACGACAAGGGCAACGTGGTGGAGTTGCGCTGCACGTATGACCCGGCCACGCGCGGCGGCGACTCGCCGGATGGGCGCAAGGTGAAGGGCACGCTGCACTGGGTGCCGGCCAGCGCGCCCACCGCCGAGGTGCGGCTCTATGACCGGTTGTTCTCGGCAGAGCAGCCGGACAAGGACAAGGACAAGGACTTCAAGCAGTTCTTGAACCCGAACTCCCTGGAGGTCATCCGGGACGCGCGCGTCGAGCCGATGCTGGCGGACGCGGCCGCCGAGTCCCGCTTCCAGTTCGAGCGGCTGGGCTACTTCTACGTCGACCCGAAGGACTCCCAGCCGGGCAAGCCCGTCTTCAACCGCACGGTGACGCTGAAGGACTCGTGGGCCAAGGAGCAGGTGAAGCCCAAGTAG
- a CDS encoding alpha/beta fold hydrolase encodes MPIAELNGQGIFFEDSGGSGRPIILGHGFLMDGRMFDAQVAALAPEFRVIRWDARAFGRTRWDGKPFTLWDSATDCIALLDHLGIDQAVVGGMSQGGYCALRIALRYPDRLKALVLMSTRGTNDDEQTKAGYLQSAQVWSTVGPDPIVQALSGPVLGDPRYFTPWLDRWRQLPAANYMAAVRNLVDRDDITSRLKEIRCPAIIFHGLEDSGIPPSDGEFLHKTLPGSVRFVPVPGATHAANLTHPEVVNPPLLEFLRAYA; translated from the coding sequence ATGCCTATCGCCGAGCTCAATGGACAGGGGATCTTTTTCGAGGACTCGGGTGGCTCCGGCCGCCCCATCATCCTGGGTCACGGCTTCCTCATGGACGGCCGCATGTTCGATGCCCAGGTGGCGGCGCTGGCCCCCGAGTTCCGCGTCATCCGCTGGGATGCGCGAGCCTTCGGCCGCACCCGCTGGGATGGAAAGCCCTTCACCCTCTGGGACTCGGCCACGGACTGCATCGCCCTGCTGGACCACCTGGGCATCGATCAAGCCGTCGTGGGAGGCATGTCCCAGGGAGGCTATTGCGCCCTACGCATCGCCCTGCGCTATCCCGATCGCCTCAAGGCCCTGGTGCTCATGAGCACCCGCGGCACCAACGACGATGAGCAGACGAAGGCCGGCTACCTGCAGTCCGCGCAGGTCTGGTCCACCGTCGGCCCCGACCCGATCGTCCAGGCCCTCTCGGGGCCCGTCCTCGGAGATCCGCGCTACTTCACGCCGTGGCTCGACCGCTGGCGGCAGCTCCCCGCCGCCAACTACATGGCCGCCGTGCGCAATCTCGTGGACCGCGACGACATCACCAGCCGACTGAAGGAGATCCGCTGCCCGGCCATCATCTTCCACGGGCTGGAGGACTCCGGCATTCCCCCCTCGGATGGGGAGTTCCTTCACAAGACCCTGCCGGGCAGTGTCCGCTTCGTCCCGGTGCCCGGCGCCACGCACGCCGCGAACCTCACCCACCCGGAAGTCGTCAACCCGCCGCTGCTCGAGTTCCTCCGCGCCTACGCGTGA
- a CDS encoding metallophosphoesterase has product MVRWFDPLILARTGVRSVISATIGKQADRRLLDALAAPKVEPSDFSVDAAGNPRQELWLDYVSDLGDGWDSTYAVAHTVARPSLTVQDETGKTYDTHGGELLVFGGDAVYPDASVKEYEERTIQPWASAMRGQRPRPHLFAIPGNHDWYDGLVSFIRLFCQERALGGWTTHQRRSYFAVKLPHGWWLIGTDMQLESDLDDPQVQYFQEVAKLMNKDDRVILCLAEPAWLRAQVRTPAIRLHQENNLDFLQHQVLGKKVSVFLAGDLHHYRRHANDAGQQKIIAGGGGAFLHPTHAPRKQRPLPEGFTARKCFPSATESRRLCWHNLAFLKHNPRFGMLTGLLYMLLAWALSTNIGASTAPKALSLVVSTALGSPGVVIIALLIILGLIGFADARFGRLRPVVGVLHGLVHLLAVFLIAWGVSYLVGPVLDLPFRSLQRDLVSAALIFLGGLVVGPTLMGLYLLISLNVFSAHANEAFGSLSIPDWKNFVRMRIDKNGRLWLFPIGIRRVPRSWKPGSTVREPEWVPDPADKRATPPALIEPPIIV; this is encoded by the coding sequence ATGGTGCGCTGGTTCGACCCGCTCATCCTGGCGCGAACGGGGGTGCGCTCCGTCATCTCCGCCACCATCGGCAAGCAGGCGGATCGCCGACTGCTGGACGCGCTGGCGGCGCCCAAGGTGGAGCCCAGCGACTTCTCGGTCGATGCGGCGGGCAACCCCCGGCAGGAACTCTGGCTCGACTACGTGTCGGACCTGGGCGATGGCTGGGACTCCACGTACGCGGTGGCTCACACGGTGGCCAGGCCCTCGCTGACGGTACAGGACGAGACAGGCAAGACCTACGACACGCACGGTGGCGAGCTGCTCGTGTTCGGCGGAGACGCCGTTTACCCGGATGCGAGCGTAAAGGAATACGAGGAGCGGACCATTCAGCCTTGGGCTTCGGCGATGCGCGGGCAACGCCCCCGGCCTCACCTCTTCGCCATCCCCGGCAACCACGACTGGTACGACGGACTGGTCTCCTTCATCCGCCTGTTCTGCCAGGAGCGCGCGCTGGGGGGCTGGACCACGCACCAGCGACGCAGCTACTTCGCGGTGAAGCTGCCCCATGGGTGGTGGCTGATCGGCACGGACATGCAGCTCGAGTCGGATCTCGACGACCCCCAGGTCCAATACTTCCAGGAGGTCGCCAAGCTGATGAACAAGGATGACCGCGTCATCCTCTGCCTCGCGGAGCCCGCCTGGCTGCGCGCCCAGGTCCGTACGCCCGCGATCCGGTTACACCAGGAGAACAACCTCGACTTCCTCCAGCACCAGGTGCTCGGCAAGAAGGTCAGCGTCTTCCTGGCGGGAGATCTCCACCACTACCGGCGCCACGCCAACGACGCGGGGCAACAGAAGATCATCGCGGGAGGAGGCGGCGCCTTCCTGCACCCGACGCATGCGCCCCGAAAGCAGCGGCCACTTCCCGAGGGCTTCACCGCGCGCAAGTGCTTCCCGAGCGCCACGGAGTCCCGGCGGCTGTGCTGGCACAACCTCGCGTTCCTGAAGCACAACCCTCGCTTCGGGATGCTCACCGGGCTGCTCTACATGCTGCTGGCCTGGGCGCTCTCGACGAACATCGGCGCCTCCACCGCGCCCAAGGCGCTCTCGCTGGTGGTGAGCACGGCGCTGGGCTCACCGGGCGTCGTCATCATCGCGCTGCTGATCATCCTCGGGCTGATCGGCTTCGCGGATGCGCGGTTTGGCCGCTTGCGCCCGGTGGTGGGAGTGCTCCACGGCCTCGTCCACCTGCTAGCGGTGTTCCTGATCGCCTGGGGCGTGTCCTACCTCGTGGGCCCGGTCCTCGACCTGCCCTTCCGAAGCCTGCAGCGGGATCTGGTCAGCGCCGCGCTCATCTTCCTCGGAGGGCTGGTGGTGGGACCGACCCTCATGGGCCTGTACCTGCTCATCTCCCTCAACGTCTTCAGCGCCCACGCCAACGAGGCCTTCGGCTCCCTGTCCATCCCGGACTGGAAGAACTTCGTTCGGATGCGGATCGACAAGAACGGGCGCCTGTGGCTCTTCCCCATCGGCATCCGGCGAGTGCCTCGGTCCTGGAAGCCCGGCAGCACGGTCCGCGAGCCGGAGTGGGTGCCGGACCCGGCGGACAAGCGCGCCACGCCTCCCGCGCTCATCGAGCCTCCCATCATCGTCTGA